The following coding sequences lie in one Lentilactobacillus sp. SPB1-3 genomic window:
- a CDS encoding LysR family transcriptional regulator produces the protein MQTKDLDYFIKLVDEKNYSRVANDFNVSQPTISYAVKRLEEALGAKLVLNDPGHHTLSITDAGRQFYQRAQVATHQLELAKSEIKSASLPKIRLGLPPILGTYFFPKFVTTLQNHQLLDKIDAYTTGSSEALQDLLNGTINMAVLGSTDPLNASDLETKLLAEFPFVIVAPENSSFVGDSISFKDAAKNDFITFEEGFVHNRVFSLLEHSVGVNPNIIFKTTEAEILKRVVAAGGGIALLTKLAVTPNDKLKVLTLTDSFIPTFKIYVTFRTGYVLDENEAAFIDIISNF, from the coding sequence ATGCAAACGAAAGACTTAGACTACTTTATTAAATTGGTTGATGAAAAAAACTACTCCCGGGTAGCTAATGACTTTAACGTTTCTCAACCAACTATTTCATATGCAGTTAAAAGACTTGAAGAGGCTTTGGGGGCCAAATTGGTGCTCAATGACCCTGGCCACCATACTTTGAGTATCACTGATGCTGGTCGGCAGTTCTATCAACGAGCACAAGTTGCTACTCATCAACTAGAACTGGCTAAATCAGAAATTAAGAGTGCCTCATTACCAAAAATCAGACTCGGTCTACCTCCAATTTTAGGAACATATTTTTTTCCAAAATTTGTTACTACTCTGCAAAACCATCAACTCCTAGACAAAATAGATGCTTACACGACAGGATCATCTGAAGCCCTTCAAGATTTGTTGAATGGCACGATAAATATGGCCGTCCTTGGTTCAACTGACCCACTCAACGCTAGTGATTTAGAAACCAAACTGTTAGCCGAATTTCCATTCGTAATCGTGGCGCCAGAAAATAGTTCATTTGTTGGTGATTCCATTTCGTTTAAAGATGCCGCTAAAAATGACTTCATCACCTTTGAAGAAGGCTTTGTCCATAATCGGGTCTTCTCACTACTTGAGCACTCTGTAGGCGTCAATCCAAATATCATTTTTAAAACTACTGAAGCGGAAATTTTAAAGCGGGTCGTTGCCGCCGGTGGTGGAATTGCGCTTTTAACCAAGCTAGCTGTCACGCCAAATGATAAACTGAAGGTATTAACACTAACGGATTCATTCATCCCCACATTTAAAATCTATGTAACCTTTAGAACCGGATACGTTTTGGATGAGAATGAGGCCGCCTTTATTGACATCATCAGTAACTTTTAG
- a CDS encoding malolactic enzyme, translated as MKMKARNVLNNPFLNKGTGFTQAERDELGLNGLIPPRIQTIEEQAERIYEQFQSKENKLAKRQLLMQVFNENRTLFFKLFSQHLEEFMPIVYDPIIAESIEEYSHQFIQPQGAIFLSVDDPDHIKSALENGANGRDIRLIVVSDAEGILGIGDWGVQGVDISVGKLMVYTAAAGIDPSQVLPVVIDAGTNRESLLDDPMYLGNRHLRIKGQKYDEFIDEFVSQTESLFPNVYLHWEDFGRSNAAKILNKYRNKITTFNDDIQGTGIIVLAGILGALQISGEKLTEQTYMSFGAGTAGAGIVKRIYDEMILQGLSEEEAKQHFYLVDKQGLLFDDDKTLTPEQKPFARNRSEFNNSNELDNLESAVMAVKPTILVGTSTVAGAFNENVVQEMTKNTKRPIIFPISNPTKLLEAQAADIIQWSKGKALVATGVPSEPVEFDGVIYKIGQANNALVYPGLALGTIAVSAHRLTDSMISAAAHSLSETIASTELGAAVLPPVSKLSEFSKTVAIAVAQDAVKKGVSDCQPSDINKRIELSQWQPEY; from the coding sequence ATAAAAATGAAGGCTCGAAATGTTTTAAATAACCCTTTTTTAAATAAAGGAACTGGTTTTACTCAAGCAGAAAGAGATGAGTTAGGACTTAATGGACTTATCCCACCGAGAATTCAAACAATCGAAGAACAAGCAGAACGAATCTATGAACAATTTCAATCAAAGGAAAACAAACTTGCCAAACGACAATTGTTGATGCAGGTTTTTAACGAAAATCGCACATTGTTTTTCAAATTATTTAGTCAGCATTTGGAAGAATTTATGCCAATCGTTTATGATCCGATTATTGCTGAGTCAATTGAGGAATATAGCCATCAGTTTATTCAGCCGCAAGGTGCTATTTTTCTGTCTGTTGATGATCCAGACCATATTAAATCTGCTCTTGAAAATGGAGCTAATGGGAGAGATATTCGTCTAATTGTTGTTAGCGATGCTGAAGGAATCCTAGGAATTGGTGACTGGGGTGTTCAAGGAGTAGATATTTCCGTTGGTAAATTAATGGTTTATACTGCCGCAGCTGGTATTGACCCTAGTCAAGTTTTACCAGTTGTTATTGATGCTGGAACTAATCGCGAAAGTTTGCTGGATGATCCAATGTATTTGGGGAATCGTCATTTACGAATCAAGGGCCAAAAATACGATGAATTCATCGATGAGTTTGTATCCCAAACAGAAAGTCTCTTTCCAAATGTTTATTTGCACTGGGAGGACTTTGGTAGAAGTAATGCCGCTAAAATTCTGAATAAGTATCGTAATAAAATCACTACATTCAATGATGACATCCAAGGCACTGGAATAATTGTGTTAGCTGGTATTTTAGGTGCATTGCAAATTTCTGGTGAAAAGTTGACAGAACAAACTTACATGTCATTCGGTGCGGGAACTGCTGGTGCCGGTATAGTTAAGAGAATTTATGATGAAATGATCTTGCAAGGACTTTCAGAAGAAGAAGCTAAGCAACATTTTTATTTGGTTGATAAACAAGGACTTTTGTTTGATGACGATAAGACATTGACTCCTGAGCAAAAGCCTTTTGCCAGAAATCGTTCAGAATTCAATAATTCAAATGAATTGGACAATCTCGAATCAGCTGTGATGGCTGTTAAGCCAACAATTTTGGTGGGTACATCAACTGTTGCTGGAGCATTTAATGAGAATGTTGTTCAAGAAATGACAAAGAATACAAAAAGGCCAATTATTTTTCCAATCTCAAATCCAACAAAATTACTTGAGGCGCAAGCAGCTGATATTATCCAATGGTCAAAAGGTAAAGCTTTAGTAGCCACTGGAGTTCCAAGTGAACCCGTTGAATTTGATGGAGTAATCTATAAAATTGGTCAAGCCAATAATGCCTTGGTCTATCCAGGATTAGCCTTAGGAACAATTGCTGTGTCTGCTCATCGACTGACAGATTCAATGATCAGTGCGGCGGCCCACTCACTTAGCGAAACGATTGCATCAACTGAACTTGGTGCGGCTGTCTTGCCGCCCGTATCTAAATTAAGCGAATTTTCTAAGACAGTAGCTATTGCTGTTGCTCAGGATGCTGTTAAAAAAGGGGTTAGTGATTGTCAGCCTAGTGATATAAATAAACGAATAGAATTAAGTCAGTGGCAACCTGAGTATTAA
- a CDS encoding amidase yields the protein MMTTLLQTHSATELSQMIRQHEITSLELVNELLDTIEKRNPKLNAVTSVWPEYARELATTFKDTGQPFAGVPILLKGLGQSLEGKPDTGSSKLLKDSIAPITNNFVHQVLEAGFIPVGETNAPEFGFKNITDSELYGNAHNPWNLDYFSGGSSGGTAAAISDNWLPIATASDGGGSIRIPASFSGVIGFKPTRGRVPVGPGEWRGWQGAAINFAIANNIQDIAATLDALSVVQLAAPFQVPLPQTPFAEIYEAPKNLTIAFSTESPVGTPVSEDAVNAVNEAVNFLESQGFNVEEVSAPVDGIKLMQSYYQMNAGETATMFDSMGLDDQIIKQNVEPLSWALGYAGRGVSAVDYSSSLTFWDNVGADMDEFNTKYDLYLTPTTAHTAPKIDEPLVSTENMKKLKHIEDYDAKEQLQIIWDQWLPALTLSPFTQLANISGQPGISLPTHISKNGLPLGIQFMARKGREDLLLSIGKLFESANKFKMLNSQN from the coding sequence ATTATGACCACACTATTGCAAACACACTCTGCAACTGAGTTGTCTCAAATGATTCGTCAACACGAGATTACTTCACTTGAATTGGTTAATGAATTATTGGATACCATTGAGAAGAGAAATCCGAAGTTAAACGCTGTCACGTCAGTCTGGCCAGAATATGCACGTGAACTGGCTACTACCTTTAAAGATACTGGTCAACCATTTGCCGGAGTTCCAATTCTATTAAAAGGATTAGGACAAAGTCTAGAAGGCAAACCAGATACAGGAAGTTCAAAGTTACTAAAAGATTCGATTGCTCCTATCACTAATAATTTCGTTCACCAAGTGTTGGAAGCTGGATTTATTCCTGTCGGAGAGACAAACGCCCCTGAATTTGGCTTTAAAAACATTACTGATTCTGAACTGTACGGGAATGCCCATAATCCTTGGAACCTAGATTACTTTTCTGGCGGTTCTTCTGGTGGTACCGCTGCTGCAATCAGTGATAATTGGCTGCCAATCGCCACTGCTTCTGACGGTGGGGGTTCAATCAGAATTCCAGCATCATTTTCTGGCGTAATTGGTTTTAAACCCACCCGTGGTCGTGTTCCAGTTGGACCAGGTGAATGGCGAGGATGGCAAGGAGCAGCTATCAATTTTGCCATTGCTAATAACATTCAAGATATTGCGGCAACTCTAGATGCCCTTAGCGTGGTTCAATTAGCTGCGCCATTTCAAGTGCCATTACCACAAACTCCTTTCGCTGAAATTTATGAAGCACCGAAAAACTTAACTATTGCCTTCTCAACTGAATCACCGGTTGGGACACCAGTTTCCGAAGATGCCGTAAATGCCGTGAATGAAGCTGTGAACTTCTTAGAATCTCAAGGCTTCAACGTCGAAGAAGTTTCTGCCCCGGTAGATGGCATCAAATTAATGCAAAGTTACTACCAAATGAACGCAGGTGAAACTGCCACTATGTTTGATTCGATGGGCCTTGATGATCAAATTATCAAACAGAATGTTGAACCACTGAGTTGGGCATTGGGGTACGCGGGACGTGGAGTTTCAGCAGTCGACTACAGTAGTTCCCTGACCTTCTGGGATAACGTAGGTGCAGATATGGATGAATTTAATACGAAATATGATTTGTACTTGACCCCCACGACAGCTCACACTGCTCCTAAAATCGACGAACCCCTAGTATCAACTGAAAATATGAAAAAGCTCAAACACATCGAGGATTACGATGCCAAAGAACAATTACAAATAATCTGGGATCAATGGTTGCCAGCCTTAACTCTTTCTCCGTTTACTCAATTAGCTAACATCAGTGGCCAACCTGGTATCAGTTTACCAACTCACATTAGTAAGAATGGCTTACCCTTAGGAATCCAATTCATGGCCCGTAAAGGTCGTGAAGATCTGTTGCTTTCGATTGGGAAACTATTTGAATCAGCTAACAAATTTAAAATGCTAAACAGCCAAAATTAA
- the yjeM gene encoding glutamate/gamma-aminobutyrate family transporter YjeM has translation MAQSKKIKTVSLILMIFTTIYGFANTTVAFDQMGYASIIWYVLAAIFFFLPSGLMFAEYGSAFKEAKGGIYSWLAGSIGEEWAFIGTFIWLSSWIIWMMSTASKVWIPFSTFIFGSDQTQTWSFFGFNATETVGILAIFWIIVVTIFAVHGIDSISKMASVGGVFVMILTGVFVVLSLLALFLNGGHLAQPINGMSSFIHSPNPEFHSGSAVLSFVVYAIFAYAGSESMGGITDQLDKPEKTFPKGIIISTIVITFTYSISIFLWGITTNWVKVLGTKGTNLGNITYVLMNNLGVYIGQSFHLSTQTSLLLGTSLARLAGLSMFMAYLGSFFVLIYSPLKSFILGSNKSFWPARMTKLNKAGMPAFAMWMQATIVCVFIFFVAFGGSGAKQFYTILTDMGNISTSFPYIFLIGAFPFFKRRTDIERPFVFFKNRTITNIIVAIVLIVLIGGIGFSAVQPFLDHDYQTGFWTIGGPIIFGLIAWLFLIQAHHRQSNISR, from the coding sequence ATGGCACAATCGAAAAAAATTAAGACCGTAAGTCTAATTCTGATGATTTTCACCACCATTTATGGTTTTGCAAATACTACTGTTGCGTTTGACCAAATGGGATATGCCAGTATTATCTGGTACGTATTAGCAGCAATCTTTTTCTTTCTACCTAGTGGTTTAATGTTTGCAGAGTACGGATCAGCATTCAAAGAAGCTAAGGGTGGTATTTATTCATGGCTAGCAGGATCCATTGGTGAAGAATGGGCCTTCATTGGAACATTCATCTGGTTATCATCTTGGATTATTTGGATGATGTCAACAGCATCCAAAGTTTGGATTCCTTTTTCTACCTTTATCTTTGGAAGTGACCAAACGCAAACTTGGAGCTTCTTTGGTTTTAATGCTACTGAGACTGTCGGAATTTTAGCAATCTTTTGGATTATTGTTGTTACTATATTCGCTGTTCACGGAATTGATTCAATTTCCAAAATGGCTTCAGTGGGTGGCGTGTTCGTCATGATACTTACAGGTGTTTTTGTCGTCTTAAGTCTGTTAGCATTATTTTTAAACGGCGGACACCTTGCCCAACCAATCAATGGTATGAGCAGTTTCATTCATTCACCTAATCCAGAATTTCATTCTGGATCAGCTGTGCTTAGTTTCGTCGTTTACGCAATTTTCGCATATGCGGGTAGTGAGTCTATGGGTGGAATCACAGACCAATTAGATAAGCCTGAAAAGACTTTTCCTAAGGGAATTATCATTTCAACCATCGTGATTACATTTACTTACTCAATTTCAATTTTCTTATGGGGAATCACTACCAATTGGGTCAAAGTTCTTGGAACTAAGGGAACAAACCTTGGAAACATCACATATGTGTTAATGAATAATCTTGGAGTGTATATTGGACAATCATTTCATTTATCGACCCAAACTTCATTATTACTCGGAACTAGTTTAGCCAGACTTGCTGGATTAAGTATGTTCATGGCTTACTTAGGTTCATTCTTCGTCTTGATTTACTCGCCACTTAAATCATTTATTTTAGGATCAAACAAATCATTTTGGCCAGCCAGAATGACTAAACTAAATAAAGCTGGTATGCCTGCTTTTGCAATGTGGATGCAAGCAACTATCGTATGTGTCTTTATTTTCTTCGTTGCTTTCGGTGGCTCAGGTGCCAAACAGTTCTATACAATTTTGACTGATATGGGAAACATCTCAACATCATTCCCATACATTTTCTTAATTGGTGCCTTTCCATTCTTCAAACGCCGCACTGATATTGAAAGACCATTTGTTTTCTTCAAAAATCGAACAATTACTAATATCATTGTCGCAATAGTTTTAATTGTTTTAATCGGTGGAATTGGTTTTTCAGCCGTTCAGCCATTCTTAGATCACGATTACCAAACTGGTTTCTGGACCATTGGTGGACCGATCATCTTCGGACTGATTGCTTGGTTATTCTTAATTCAAGCCCATCATCGTCAATCTAATATTTCAAGATAA